TCTTGGCCACGGTAAAGAGACGGGGATGTCACTCGGCCAAATCCGTGCAAGAGGAACGTGCCACAACAAATCTAATATTATCTCGAAGATATATTAACTAACCAAGCTGCcgtgcacacactcacacacatacacacacacacacacacacacacacacacacacacacacacacacacacacacacacacacacacacacacacacacacacacacacatacacacacacacacacacacacacacacacacacacacacactcacacacacacacacacacacacacacacacacacacacacacacacacacacacacacacacacacacacacacacacacacacacacacacacaaactttacacacacacacacacacacacacacacacacacacacacacacacacacacacacacaaactttacacacacacacatacacataaggGAGAAATGGGGGGAGAGGATAAGAGGAGCTCCAACAGCTGTACCTTAAGATTGTGATCGTATTCTCCAGATGGGTGTAGGGAGGGAACAAGGAGGTTGCTCTCTGGAGTTAAGCTTCAGTTGATTCTCGATTTGTCTTCGACGATCATTTATAGAGCATGGCCCATTGAGCCTCGGCCATGCTCCGAGACGTCAGCAGTTATACAACGTACGTGGATTTCTGCTCGATTTAGCTGCTCTGAGTATCTACGTCAGATGTTTCAGCTTAGCTATTAAGTATCCATACAGATGACACAGTTTACGTAAGTATCCATACAGATGCATTCCTTTTGGGTTGAGCATCCTTCCCAGATGGTGAGTTTTATACATTAATATTAAAGTTTAGATTTAAAATGCGCGCTTGCTGGCTAATTTTTGCTTTGTGGCACAAGTTTCCACATACTCCCTCAAGTCACCCCGTACACCAGCCCCCGACATTCTCACCCCATGTCACCCCGTGCATCAGCCCCCACATACTCACCCATGAccctccatacaccagcaccaacatgcTCACCCATGTCACGCCGTGCATCATCCCCCGACATGCTCACCCATGTCACCCCGTACACCAGACCCTCACATGTTCACCCACGACACCCCGTACATCAGCCCCCACATGTTCACCCATGTCACCCCGTACACCAGCCCTCACATGTTCACCCACGACACCCCATACACCAGCCCTCACATGTTCACCCACGACACCCCATACACCAGCCCTCACATGTTCACCCACGACACCCCATACACCAGCCCTCACATGTTCACCCACGACACCCCATACACCAGCCCTCACATGTTCACCCACGACACCCCATACACCAGCCCTCACATGTTCACCCACGACACCCCATACACCAGCCCTCACATGTTCACCCACGACACCCCATACACCAGCCCTCACATGTTCACCCACGACACCCCATACACCAGCCCTCACATGTTCACCCACGACACCCCATACACCAGCCCTCACATGTTCACCCACGACACCCCATACACCAGCCCTCACATGTTCACCCACGACACCCCATACACCAGCCCTCACATGTTCACCCACGACACCCCATACACCAGCCCTCACATGTTCACCCACGACACCCCATACACCAGCCCTCACATGTTCACCTATGTCACCACGTACATTAGTCATATAACGTGTTGACACTTGATGTAAACAAAAATTCAAAGTCTTTCCGAGTTACATCTTAAGGTCATTTTGACGTCCTCGGCCAGGTGTGAGACAGGGTGCTTGAGATGACTGAAGTCGTCACTCTGAGAGTTGAGAGCTCTAAGGGATGGTGGTAGGGGTCATGATGGAGCTTTGACGATGAGGAAAATGATGACCAGATGGAGGTTGAAGGTGAGGATGAGACCAGAAGATAtgagcgtggtggtggtgatatcttGAATAATAATGGTGAAGATTATTAGGGGGGTTAATTATtaccctggtgatgatagtgatgataaTGATAGCAGTGATGATGATAATTGCGGTAGAGATGTCGATGATGATAATATGaccgtgatggtgatgatggcaaTGATAGCGATTAGCAGTAATGAGTGTACTGACGGTGGAACAGCAACTTCAAATGAGGCAATAAGCGAAGACAAACAACACCACATCACCTAGACCTGAGCAATTAGGCGAGACAGCAAACAAGGGGGAAAAATAGCTGTGTGGGAGAAAAATAGGAATTCAGGAAGGCCtgaaagaaagaaggaagaaaggaaTGAATGCAACCGGGCTAAACAACAAATAGcacacgtccacacacacacacagacacagacaaaaTTACATGAAACAGACTTTCATATagagacacacatacacaactcAATCTTCCGGAAGGGAAGGATCCACGGAAGGTGACAtatgagagggagggaagaagacgTAGGGAGAGGGAAGAAGATGTAGGGAGAGGGAAACGACGAATGCTTGGAGAGTAAGCAAGGAAGACAGAGgtagggaaggggaaggtatgGAGGCGGAGAGAAGGAGATCTGGAGAAAAACTGAGAGAGGAAAAAGTAGGGAATGGAAGACatcaagagaaagagagatatgAAAATGTAGAGATCTTGGGAGAGAGGAGGACAAGATATATGGAGAGAagtagggaggagagagagagagagagagagggagagagagagagagagagagagagagagagagagagagagagagagagagagagagagagagagagagagagagagagagagagagagagagagagacagagagagagagagagagagagagagagagagagagagagagagagagagagagagagagagagagagagagagagagagagagagagagagagagagagaggaagagaggtcgTTCTCGCTCGGTGTTGGATGAGGGCACAACAAGCAACGCATTAAAATTATGGCCCCTTAAATCCTGTTTTGTTGTTGTGAGAGAGCTCGTCCATCGCGCCTGTCGGACTGTGAGGTTTAATTTAGCTGAGAGCATCCGATTAATGTGTTTAATTTGGCTAGAAGCATCGGGGTTGAGGTTTATTGGGGGTGCACTAAACCAGTGGGTGGGGAAATGAGGGTTGGGGGGCGTGCGTGAGGGTGTCCGAAAGTTGTCGTAGGGTGGTTCGAATGTGTCAAtggtagaggggaggagggaggggtcgTGTCAGTGATAGAAGGGGTGGATCTAAAATTTGTGATGTGAGGGGGGAAGAGGCGGTGTAGTGAAGAGGAAACTgacgtagggagggggggggaggagaagggggtTGATGAAGAGTTGAAGGTGGAGGAAAAACTGATGAGGTGGTCAaaattgtgggggggggaggaatgaagAGGAAAAATTACTCAATAGTTGGTTGGTGAAAATTTAGAGACACGGATGCACGAGAAGTTGAAATCGATAGGAGAGGGAATATAGCAtaggggaagggaggaaagaggCCGAAGAATGTATAGCGAAGGGTAGGTGGAAAGATAAGATAAAGAagggagtgagagacagtggGAGTAAAAAGTGGGTGGAAAGGGTGGAGACAGACAATTGTGCAAAAGACGGAAGGGAAGGAAGAACCCAgtctggaagagagagagagatatatttgATTAATTGTTCGAATGTGTGGTTGATTTGTGATAGTTGTGGTTtagttgtttgttttgttttttattatGTTTCTGGTGGTATGGTTGCGTAGATTGATTGTGCGACGTTTTAGGGGCCTTGATTAAGTGCTTCCTCAGTGTTTTCCTGGTGTGTGACGGCTGCGGGGTTGGACAGCACTCGgacttcgtagtcctaagggtccgggttcgttcCCCGTTGGCGTTGGAAACAAATggttagagtttctttcaccctgaggctcatgttcacctaccagtaaataggtacctgggagttagacagctccttcgggctgcttcctgtatgtgtgtgtgagtgtttgtgtgtgtgtgtgtgcgtgtgtgtgtgtgtgtgtgtgtgtgtgtgtgtgtgtgtgtgtgtgtgtgtgtgtgtgtgtgtgtgtgtgtgtgtgtgtgtgtgtgtgtgtgtgttccggcctctgtttcactctctattactctttctctctctttctctctctttctctcgctactAAGAAGTCGTCAGGGCTCATTTTCAAGCTTCTAGAGAAATTAAACCTAATTAATCCAACTCATCTCAGGCAAATTGCACCTCATTAGGCGTCAGGTGGCGGAGTGCAGATTAACACACATATATTCAAGAACTTCGGATAAatcgaaaaaaaaattatatttttttaaccCAGTAATTAAGGCTGCTCCTAATGACACCTCCATGAGAAATAATTAATTCCAATATAATCCTGCAAAAATTTTTTTTCTCCTCtatattattttcaaatattcATAAAATTTGAATATATTTCTTTTCTCTTCCTTAATTATACTGAAAGGGTCTCAAGATGACACCTAATTAAAAGGAAATAATCATTACGAAGCTTAGCGTTCAATTAGCCGCATAATTACTGGGAGTTTTTGCATTAATAACAAGAATGTTCATATTTTTATCAAATACCTTCCTCCGTCTCTTACTAATTATGTGTGGAAATATACATTATGAAAAATTACATATGGGATTCATGTGGAAATACACAAATTGTATATCTTTATAtttaaacactcacacacacacacacacacacacacacacacacacacacacacacacacacacacacacacacacacacacacacacacacacacacccacacacacacacacacacacacacgtgcacacacacactcatacgcgCGCGCGTCACAGGAGGGGCGACTCTTACAACACAAGACGTTCAGTCAGAATCAGCTCCACAATAGCCATATATGTTTGAAAAAATCTCTTCTTTAGCGACCACAAATTCCTCGGCCAACTTGCGT
This DNA window, taken from Procambarus clarkii isolate CNS0578487 chromosome 7, FALCON_Pclarkii_2.0, whole genome shotgun sequence, encodes the following:
- the LOC138357512 gene encoding soluble scavenger receptor cysteine-rich domain-containing protein SSC5D-like, translating into MSPRTPDPHMFTHDTPYISPHMFTHVTPYTSPHMFTHDTPYTSPHMFTHDTPYTSPHMFTHDTPYTSPHMFTHDTPYTSPHMFTHDTPYTSPHMFTHDTPYTSPHMFTHDTPYTSPHMFTHDTPYTSPHMFTHDTPYTSPHMFTHDTPYTSPHMFTHDTPYTSPHMFTHDTPYTSPHMFTHDTPYTSPHMFTYVTTYISHITC